In Mycobacterium stomatepiae, the following are encoded in one genomic region:
- a CDS encoding class I SAM-dependent methyltransferase, which yields MVEQSLWMQKVAADPGHSDWYIERFRSMARDGKDLVGEARLVDAMVVRGARILDAGCGAGRVGGYLATIGHRVVGVDVDPALIAAAEHDYPGPQWLVGDLAELDLPARGVAEPFDVIVSAGNVMAFLAPSTRGRVLERLRAHVADAGRAVIGFGAGRDYAFAEFLDHAAAAGFAPDVLLSTWDLRAFTDDSDFLVAILRPA from the coding sequence ATGGTCGAGCAGAGCCTCTGGATGCAGAAGGTCGCCGCCGATCCCGGACATTCGGACTGGTACATCGAGCGCTTCCGTTCGATGGCCCGAGACGGGAAGGATCTTGTCGGCGAGGCGCGCCTGGTGGACGCGATGGTGGTCCGCGGTGCCCGCATCCTCGATGCCGGCTGCGGCGCCGGACGGGTGGGCGGGTATCTGGCGACGATCGGTCACCGGGTGGTCGGGGTCGACGTCGACCCGGCGCTGATCGCGGCGGCCGAGCACGACTATCCCGGCCCGCAGTGGCTCGTCGGCGACCTCGCCGAACTCGACCTGCCCGCGCGCGGCGTCGCCGAGCCGTTCGACGTGATCGTGTCCGCCGGCAACGTGATGGCGTTTCTCGCCCCGAGCACCCGGGGCCGGGTGCTGGAAAGGCTGCGTGCCCATGTCGCCGACGCCGGCCGCGCGGTGATCGGCTTCGGCGCCGGCCGCGACTACGCGTTCGCCGAGTTCCTCGACCACGCGGCGGCCGCCGGATTCGCGCCCGATGTGCTGTTGTCCACCTGGGATCTGCGAGCGTTCACCGACGACTCCGACTTCCTCGTCGCGATCCTGCGGCCCGCCTAA